The sequence GAGCCCGCCGTCGTGCGGGAGGTCCACGAGGCCTTCCTCTCCTCCCGGGACGTGTCCCTGGAGGAGGTCACCAAGGTGGCCGAGCAGGCGGCCCGCTGGGAGGCCTTCGACGCGGAGCTGCTGGAGCGGTACTTCACGACGCTCGACTTCCGCTTCGGTCCCGATCAGCTGGCCGGCGTACGTGAATTCGCACGCCGTACGGGAGCGACGACCGGCTATCCCACGGATGTCGCCGTGGAGCTGCTGAGCACGGTGGTCCAGGAGTGCTGAGCGGGTTTACCCCGCGGTAGTCCAAAGGGCGGACGGTCGAATGTGCGGTTTACCGGGAATTCTCGCCCTTTTCGCATTTCTCGGCTCGGCGTGGAAATGCAAAAGGGTGACCGTGCTCCGTCCCCCGCCCCACCCCGGCAACGCCTAGGCTGCTGCTCGGCCGGGCGGCACAAGGCGCCCGGGATCACGGGGAATTGGGGGGACGCGATGCAGCCGCTCGAAGCCGGTGAGCCGCGCACCATCGGCGCCTACCGGCTGCTCGGCCGGCTCGGCGCGGGTGGCATGGGCCGGGTCTACCTGGGGCGCAGCGCGGGCGGCCGGACCGTCGCCGTCAAGATCGTGCACCCGCATTTCGCCTCCGACGAGGAGTTCCGGGCCCGGTTCCGCCGGGAGGTGGAGGCGGCCCGCCGGGTGGGCGGGGAGTGGACCGCGCCCGTGCTGGACGCGGACCCCGAGGCTCCGGTGCCGTGGGTGGCCACCGGGTACGTGGCCGGGCCCTCCCTGGACCGCGCGCTGGCCGCGCACGGCCCGCTCCCCGCAGCCTCGGTACGAGCCATCGGTGCGGGGCTGGCCCGCGCCCTGGTGGCCGTGCACGGTCTGGGCCTCGTGCACCGGGACGTGAAGCCGTCGAACGTGATGCTCACCCTGGACGGGCCGCGGTTGATCGACTTCGGGATCGCGCGGGCCACGGACGGCACCGCCTCCCTCACCTCCACCGGGGTGTCCATCGGCTCGCCCGGCTACATGTCGCCCGAGCAGATCCTCGGCAAGGGGGTCACCGCGGCCGCCGACGTGTTCTCGCTCGGCGCGGTGATGGCCTTCGCGGCGACCGGGCGGCCGCCCTTCAGCGGGGACAACTCCGCGACCCTCCTCTACAAGGTGGTGCACGAGCCGCCGGAGCTCGGCGCGCTCCCGGCCGGGGAGCTGCGCGAGCTGATCGAGGCCTGCCTGGCCAAGACGGCCGCCGAGCGGCCGGCCCCCGAGGCGGTCGCGGCGGCCCTGGGCGGGGCGTTGGGCGCCCGCGGCTGGCTGCCCGGGCCGCTGGTCGAGGAGGCCAGCCGGGCCGCGGTGGCGCTGCTGGACCTGGACGCGGACACCTCCGGCGGCGGGCCCGAGGCGTCGGCGGGCCGGGGCTTCGCCGCGCCGCTCCCGTCGCACTCGCCGTACGCGGACGGCCCGTCCGGGCCGGTGCCGTTCACGGCCGCCTCGTACGGCGGCCCGGCCGGGGCGGTCGGCTTCGGGCCGCCGGACCCCGCGTACGGGGCGCCGGGGCCGGGCGTCGGCTCGCCGACCGCGGCCGCGGACCCGCCCGGTGGATCCGGTCCGTACGCGAGCCCCGGCCAGGGAACCGCCGGCGGGGGGCTGCCCGGGCAGCGGACCGGCGCGGAGGATCCGGGGCGGCAGGTCACCGT comes from Streptomyces virginiae and encodes:
- a CDS encoding serine/threonine-protein kinase codes for the protein MQPLEAGEPRTIGAYRLLGRLGAGGMGRVYLGRSAGGRTVAVKIVHPHFASDEEFRARFRREVEAARRVGGEWTAPVLDADPEAPVPWVATGYVAGPSLDRALAAHGPLPAASVRAIGAGLARALVAVHGLGLVHRDVKPSNVMLTLDGPRLIDFGIARATDGTASLTSTGVSIGSPGYMSPEQILGKGVTAAADVFSLGAVMAFAATGRPPFSGDNSATLLYKVVHEPPELGALPAGELRELIEACLAKTAAERPAPEAVAAALGGALGARGWLPGPLVEEASRAAVALLDLDADTSGGGPEASAGRGFAAPLPSHSPYADGPSGPVPFTAASYGGPAGAVGFGPPDPAYGAPGPGVGSPTAAADPPGGSGPYASPGQGTAGGGLPGQRTGAEDPGRQVTVRAAGRRFSCTVVLAAAAVLAVLSGGLYWMDVLPGQGGKERDLADAGARPSASSPAPGASAPAPTGTPSASGSQAAPKGTRQDVPKEFVGTWKGSVTTARLGLSSEFEITIKAGRVGEVVGRDKSVLDILGTDCSGDWKLSSATDRSLVLDTAGGPNPAPGVCSNGSADERFTLNADGTLHYKSGDSPAGNPEGDLRRSP